In the Planctomycetia bacterium genome, CGCCGCGCTCGCGGTACGAATTGCAGGCGGGGCATGTTATTCCTGCAGCGTTGGTCACAGCGCTCAATTCTGACTTGCCCGGCCGCGTCATCGCGCAGGTGACGGCGCCGGTTTATGACAGCGTGACGGGCAATCATCTGCTGATTCCGCAGGGATCACGGCTCATCGGCACGTATCGTGACGGCGCGCGCCATGGCGACAACCGCATCCTGCTTGCCTGGAATAGACTTATCCTGCCAAATGGCTGGAGCATCAACCTTGAGAACATGGATGCGAGCGATCCGTCTGGCGCGTCGGGGCTGACGGACAGAACCGATAATCATCTTGATCGGCTCGCCGCCGCGATCGCGTTGTCGTCCGTCATTGCCGTTGCGGCCAATGAGGTTGAGGACAATGAATCGAGCGGACTGGTCCCAAGTCTCGGTGACGCCGCCGCGCAACAGGCAGCACAGACGGGCGCGCGAGTTGTCGATCGAGAACTCGCAGTACGGCCGACGTTGCGTGTGCGCGCGGGTGCTCCCGTGCGCGTGCTGGTCACGCGCGACATTCAATTGCGACCATACGTCGGCGGCGGACGCTAGCCGTGGTCACCGGCGCAAACCTCGCTCCGCCGCCCC is a window encoding:
- a CDS encoding TrbI/VirB10 family protein, producing the protein PRSRYELQAGHVIPAALVTALNSDLPGRVIAQVTAPVYDSVTGNHLLIPQGSRLIGTYRDGARHGDNRILLAWNRLILPNGWSINLENMDASDPSGASGLTDRTDNHLDRLAAAIALSSVIAVAANEVEDNESSGLVPSLGDAAAQQAAQTGARVVDRELAVRPTLRVRAGAPVRVLVTRDIQLRPYVGGGR